A window of Armatimonadota bacterium contains these coding sequences:
- a CDS encoding OsmC family peroxiredoxin — protein MADIVRTANALWRGDLRGGTGSASTQSGAVRDVTITYPSRFEAAEGSNPEELVAAAHAACFSMSLAGRLAREGMSPEEIRTRAAVTLSKTETGFAITRIHLETEARVPGADAEKFRAAAEAAKDGCPISVLLRPGLQSLTLDARLVS, from the coding sequence ATGGCCGACATCGTGCGGACAGCGAATGCCTTGTGGCGCGGAGACCTGCGCGGCGGGACTGGATCGGCTTCGACCCAGAGCGGGGCCGTCCGCGACGTCACGATCACCTATCCTTCGCGCTTCGAGGCGGCTGAAGGCAGCAACCCCGAAGAACTGGTCGCCGCGGCCCACGCCGCCTGCTTCAGCATGTCGCTCGCCGGACGCCTCGCCCGCGAGGGCATGTCGCCGGAGGAGATCCGGACGCGCGCCGCGGTGACCCTCTCCAAGACCGAGACGGGGTTCGCGATCACCCGCATCCACCTGGAAACCGAGGCGCGCGTGCCGGGCGCCGACGCGGAGAAGTTCCGGGCCGCCGCCGAGGCCGCCAAGGACGGCTGTCCCATTTCGGTCTTGCTGCGACCGGGCCTCCAGTCTCTGACACTGGACGCCCGATTGGTCTCCTGA
- the sufC gene encoding Fe-S cluster assembly ATPase SufC codes for MSQREPELVIRNLRAKVEELDREILKGVNLEVRKGEIHAIMGPNGSGKSTLANVLMGNPFYVITGGEVLYKGQDLLEMTPDERARQGLFIAFQYPVSIPGVNFASFLRTALSARRGYENELIPVSEFQKVLREKLELLKMDPSIVGRYVNEGFSGGEKKRAEILQMAVMEPEMAIMDETDSGLDIDAVKVVSDNVNKLFEKAGGEMGIVLITHYSRILHHIRPHHVHVMLDGRIVISGGFELAEELERTGYEGLQAQFAEVVAQTPSDQPVRRAGKVFWVTH; via the coding sequence ATGAGCCAGCGTGAGCCGGAACTGGTGATCCGCAACCTGCGGGCCAAGGTCGAAGAACTCGACCGCGAGATCCTCAAGGGCGTGAACCTGGAGGTCCGCAAGGGCGAGATCCACGCGATTATGGGACCTAACGGGTCCGGGAAGTCGACCCTGGCCAACGTGCTGATGGGCAACCCCTTCTACGTCATCACGGGCGGCGAGGTGCTCTACAAAGGCCAGGACCTGCTGGAGATGACCCCGGACGAGCGCGCCCGCCAGGGGCTGTTCATCGCGTTCCAGTACCCGGTGAGCATCCCCGGGGTCAACTTCGCGTCGTTCCTGCGGACCGCGCTGTCGGCCCGGCGGGGCTACGAGAACGAGCTGATCCCGGTCTCGGAATTCCAGAAGGTCCTGCGGGAGAAGCTCGAGCTGCTGAAGATGGATCCGAGCATCGTCGGCCGCTACGTCAACGAGGGGTTCAGCGGCGGCGAGAAGAAGCGCGCCGAGATCCTGCAGATGGCGGTCATGGAGCCCGAGATGGCGATCATGGACGAGACCGACTCGGGGTTGGACATCGACGCGGTCAAGGTCGTCTCCGACAACGTCAACAAGCTGTTCGAGAAGGCGGGCGGGGAGATGGGCATCGTGCTCATCACCCACTACTCGCGCATCCTGCACCACATTCGTCCGCACCACGTGCACGTCATGCTCGACGGACGGATCGTGATCTCCGGCGGGTTCGAACTCGCCGAGGAGCTCGAGCGGACCGGATACGAAGGGCTGCAGGCCCAGTTCGCGGAGGTCGTGGCGCAGACCCCCTCCGACCAGCCCGTGCGGCGCGCGGGCAAGGTGTTCTGGGTGACGCACTGA
- the sufB gene encoding Fe-S cluster assembly protein SufB, with product MAVTNPLGINLDEYKWGFRKPEDYVYKSRKGLSRDVVEEISYIKGEPDWMRAFRLHSLEVFWSKPMPKWGADLSAIDFDNIYYYIKPTEKQARSWEDLPPEIKDTYDRLGIPEAERKFLAGVGAQYESEVVYHNLKEEWEKQGVIFLDMDGGLREHPDIVQQYFGTVVPPEDNKFAALNSAVWSGGSFVYVPKGVRVDIPLQAYFRINAENMGQFERTLIIVEDGAYVHYVEGCTAPIYTTDSLHSAVVEIVVKEGGRCRYTTIQNWSKNVYNLVTKRAVAYRDATMEWVDGNLGSKITMKYPSVYMVEPGAKAEILSVAFAGAGQHQDPGGKVIHAAPYTQSSVVSKSISKDGGRAGYRGLVKVYKGAHGSKCAVRCDALILDERSRSDTYPTMEIDEEDVQITHEATVSKVSDEQLFYLMSRGIKEDEAMNMIVRGFIEPIAKELPLEYAVELNRLIALEMEGSVG from the coding sequence ATGGCCGTAACGAATCCACTGGGAATCAACCTCGACGAATACAAGTGGGGTTTTCGCAAGCCCGAGGACTACGTCTACAAGTCCCGTAAGGGGCTGTCGCGCGATGTCGTCGAGGAGATCTCCTACATCAAGGGTGAGCCGGACTGGATGCGCGCCTTCCGCCTGCACAGCCTGGAGGTCTTTTGGAGCAAGCCGATGCCGAAGTGGGGCGCGGACCTGTCCGCGATCGACTTCGACAACATCTACTACTACATCAAGCCGACCGAGAAGCAGGCGCGCAGCTGGGAAGACCTGCCGCCGGAGATCAAGGACACCTACGACCGGCTGGGCATCCCCGAGGCGGAGCGCAAGTTCCTGGCGGGCGTGGGGGCGCAGTACGAGAGCGAGGTCGTCTACCACAATTTGAAGGAAGAGTGGGAGAAGCAGGGCGTCATCTTCCTGGACATGGATGGGGGGCTGCGCGAGCATCCGGACATCGTGCAGCAGTACTTCGGGACCGTGGTCCCGCCCGAGGACAACAAGTTCGCGGCCCTCAACTCCGCGGTGTGGTCGGGAGGCTCGTTCGTCTACGTGCCCAAGGGGGTGCGCGTGGACATCCCGCTGCAGGCGTACTTCCGGATCAACGCCGAGAACATGGGACAGTTCGAGCGAACCCTGATCATCGTCGAGGACGGGGCCTACGTCCACTACGTGGAGGGATGCACGGCTCCGATCTACACCACGGACTCGCTGCACAGCGCGGTGGTGGAGATCGTCGTGAAGGAGGGCGGGCGCTGTCGGTACACGACGATCCAGAACTGGTCGAAGAACGTCTACAACCTCGTGACCAAGCGTGCGGTGGCCTACCGCGACGCGACGATGGAGTGGGTCGACGGGAATCTGGGCTCCAAGATCACGATGAAGTATCCGAGCGTCTACATGGTCGAGCCGGGGGCCAAGGCCGAGATCCTCTCGGTGGCGTTCGCCGGCGCCGGCCAGCACCAGGACCCCGGTGGCAAGGTGATCCACGCCGCGCCGTACACGCAGTCCTCGGTCGTCAGCAAGTCGATCAGCAAGGACGGCGGCCGCGCTGGCTACCGCGGTCTGGTGAAGGTCTATAAAGGCGCGCACGGCAGCAAGTGCGCGGTGCGGTGCGACGCGCTGATCCTCGACGAACGGTCGCGGTCGGACACGTACCCAACAATGGAGATCGACGAGGAAGACGTGCAGATCACGCACGAGGCGACGGTGTCCAAGGTCAGCGACGAGCAGCTGTTCTACCTGATGAGCCGCGGGATCAAGGAGGACGAGGCGATGAACATGATCGTCCGCGGCTTCATCGAACCGATCGCCAAGGAACTCCCGCTGGAGTACGCGGTCGAGCTCAACCGGTTGATCGCCCTCGAGATGGAGGGCTCGGTCGGATAA
- the sufD gene encoding Fe-S cluster assembly protein SufD → MGDGAKLQTPVAFDETALRQLAAMWREPDWMTESRLAALAAFERLPLPEPTDEAWRRTPPNDLSWEGLHPVLEEAQDSELPRAVRAALDAEPARSGVVVNRNGAPVLAYVDDDLRRGGVIFTDLRSALRDCADRVRPHLGRIVRAEESKFAAHHAAFLSGGLFVYVPRGVEVDRPLVAAEWIDAQRAAVFPHVLIVAEPQSRLTVVQRWLSTGPGEALVNAAVEVVCGEGAQVRYVSLQELGHGVRELVTWRARIGRDAVLRSLVAGFGARLSKVFVESYLSESGGSSEMLGLFFADDAQHYDAHTLQEHLAPHTTSDLLYKNALLQTARTVFAGMIRVHPGGQRTNAFQSNRNLLLSRDAKADSKPELEIMANDLRCTHGSAVSRLEEQHLFYLQTRGLSRRQAVHMIVEGFFAEVLDRLPLEGVRQAIEQRVAEKMGAQAPLGRAAALGGLLEEAS, encoded by the coding sequence TTGGGTGACGGTGCGAAGCTGCAGACTCCTGTGGCGTTCGACGAGACGGCGCTGCGACAGCTGGCGGCCATGTGGCGTGAGCCCGACTGGATGACGGAATCGCGGCTGGCGGCGCTGGCGGCGTTCGAGCGGCTGCCTTTGCCGGAGCCGACCGACGAAGCCTGGAGGAGGACGCCTCCCAACGACCTGTCGTGGGAGGGCCTGCATCCGGTTCTGGAGGAAGCCCAAGACAGCGAGCTTCCCCGGGCCGTGCGGGCGGCGCTCGATGCGGAGCCTGCTCGGTCGGGTGTGGTGGTGAACCGCAACGGCGCACCGGTGCTCGCGTACGTGGACGACGACCTGCGCCGCGGGGGTGTGATCTTCACCGACCTGCGCTCCGCTCTCCGGGACTGCGCCGATCGGGTGCGGCCGCACCTGGGGCGCATCGTCCGCGCCGAGGAGAGCAAGTTCGCCGCCCACCACGCAGCGTTTTTGAGCGGCGGTCTCTTCGTGTACGTCCCGCGGGGGGTCGAAGTGGATCGGCCCCTGGTGGCGGCCGAGTGGATCGACGCCCAGCGCGCCGCGGTGTTCCCTCACGTGCTGATCGTCGCCGAACCCCAAAGCCGCCTTACGGTCGTGCAGCGCTGGTTGTCGACCGGTCCTGGCGAGGCGCTGGTCAACGCCGCGGTCGAGGTCGTCTGTGGGGAGGGGGCGCAGGTCCGCTACGTGAGCCTGCAGGAGCTGGGGCACGGCGTGCGCGAGCTGGTCACTTGGCGCGCGCGCATCGGACGGGACGCAGTCCTGCGCAGCCTGGTCGCGGGTTTCGGCGCACGGCTATCGAAGGTCTTCGTGGAGTCCTACCTGAGCGAGTCCGGGGGATCGTCGGAGATGCTCGGCCTGTTCTTCGCCGATGACGCGCAACACTACGACGCGCACACGCTGCAAGAGCACCTGGCGCCCCACACGACGAGCGACCTGCTCTACAAGAACGCGCTGCTCCAAACCGCCCGGACCGTGTTCGCCGGTATGATCCGCGTGCACCCCGGCGGGCAACGGACCAACGCGTTCCAGTCCAACCGGAACCTGCTGCTCTCGCGCGACGCCAAGGCCGACAGCAAGCCGGAACTGGAGATCATGGCCAATGACCTGCGGTGCACGCACGGGTCGGCCGTCTCCCGGCTGGAAGAGCAGCACCTGTTCTACCTGCAGACGCGGGGCCTCAGCCGGCGCCAGGCGGTCCACATGATCGTTGAGGGGTTCTTCGCGGAGGTCTTGGACCGCCTCCCTCTGGAGGGGGTCCGGCAGGCGATCGAGCAGCGCGTCGCCGAGAAGATGGGCGCCCAGGCGCCGTTGGGACGCGCGGCGGCGCTTGGGGGCCTGCTGGAGGAGGCGTCGTAG
- a CDS encoding non-heme iron oxygenase ferredoxin subunit has protein sequence MSDYVRVGRADEIPNNRGKAFEVAGRRIAVYNLNGSFYAIDDTCTHEEASLAAGPVMGEMAVCPRHGSRFHIPTGQVRSLPAVHNVAVYEVRVEGDEVYVNPTPKVRTGRIHG, from the coding sequence ATGAGCGACTACGTACGGGTCGGCAGGGCGGACGAGATCCCCAACAACCGCGGAAAGGCCTTCGAGGTCGCCGGGCGGCGGATCGCGGTGTACAACCTCAACGGCAGTTTCTACGCGATCGACGACACGTGTACGCACGAGGAGGCGTCGCTCGCGGCAGGGCCGGTCATGGGAGAGATGGCGGTGTGCCCGCGGCACGGTTCCCGCTTCCACATCCCGACCGGGCAGGTCCGCTCCCTGCCAGCCGTGCACAACGTAGCGGTCTACGAGGTCCGGGTGGAAGGCGACGAGGTGTACGTGAACCCGACGCCGAAGGTGCGGACGGGGCGCATCCACGGGTGA